A single genomic interval of Mycobacterium sp. DL592 harbors:
- the cobN gene encoding cobaltochelatase subunit CobN, whose translation MPPTVLLLSTSDTDLITARGSGANYRWANPSRLVEGELEDLLAGADAVVVRILGGYRSWQQGIDTVVAAGVPTIVVSGEQAPDADLMERSSVPAGIAMQTHIYLAQGGVENLRQLHAFLSDTLLMTGYGFNPPAPTPSWGVLDPPCEGCEGCGLERGDDPRPTIAVLYYRAQQLAGNVAYIRGMCTAIRQAGGRPLPVYCTSLRTPEPELLELLSTADAMVVTVLAAGGARPATAGAGEDDGSWDVKHLAALDVPILQGLCLTSSRSSWAANDDGLSPLDVATQVAVPEFDGRIITVPFSFKEIDTDGLISYVPDPERCARVAGLAVKYAMLRRVDAQDKRLALVFSAYPTKHSRIGNAVGLDTPASAVALLKALRDNGYRIGDIPGVEASDGDALMHALIERGGQDPDWLTDAKLADNPIRVPAARYREWFAALPAELTEAMVQHWGPPPGELFVDRSRDPDGEIVVAAIQSENVVILVQPPRGFGENPVAIYHDPDLPPSHHYLAAYFWLRHEFGAHAMVHLGKHGNLEWLPGKTVGMSAACGTDAALGDLPLIYPFLVNDPGEGTQAKRRAHATLVDHLIPPMARAETYGDIARLEQLLDEHANIAALDPAKLPAIRQQIWTLMRAAKMDHDLGLDDRPGDDTFDDMLLHVDGWLCEIKDVQIRDGLHILGVAPHDEGELDLVLAILRARQLFAGEQHLPGLRQALGLAEDGSDDRVTVDEAEHQARDLLSRLQASGWDAGIADTLTDSADVARILRFAATEVVPRLAGTAAEIDQVLRALDGRFIPAGPSGSPLRGLINVLPTGRNFYSVDPKAVPSRLAYETGVAMADSLLERYRSDYGDWPRSVGLSVWGTSAMRTSGDDIAEVLALLGVRPVWDDASRRVVNLEAIGLAELGRPRIDVTVRISGFFRDAFPHVVTMLDDAVRLVAALDEPVEQNFVRAHAQVDLAEHGDERRATTRIFGSKPGTYGAGLLQLIDSRNWRDDADLAEVYTAWGGFAYGRELDGRPAAEDMSTQYRRIVVAAKNTDTREHDIADSDDYFQYHGGMVATVRALTGTAPAAYIGDNTRPDAVRTRTLSEETTRVFRARVVNPRWMSAMRKHGYKGAFEMAATVDYLFGYDATAGVMADWMYEQLTESYVLDPENRKFMNESNPWALHSMSERLLEAVGRGMWAEPDPQILQGLRQVLLETEGDLEAR comes from the coding sequence GTGCCTCCCACTGTCTTGCTGCTGTCGACGTCCGACACCGACCTGATCACCGCGCGGGGCAGTGGCGCGAACTACCGCTGGGCGAACCCGTCGCGGCTGGTCGAGGGCGAACTCGAGGATCTGCTGGCCGGCGCCGATGCAGTGGTGGTGCGGATTCTGGGCGGCTATCGGTCCTGGCAGCAGGGCATCGACACCGTCGTCGCGGCCGGGGTGCCGACCATCGTGGTCAGTGGTGAGCAGGCGCCAGACGCCGATCTGATGGAACGCTCGAGCGTGCCCGCCGGCATCGCCATGCAGACCCACATCTACCTTGCGCAGGGCGGTGTGGAAAACCTGCGGCAGCTGCACGCGTTCCTGTCCGACACCCTGCTGATGACGGGCTACGGGTTCAACCCGCCCGCGCCGACCCCGTCCTGGGGTGTACTCGATCCGCCGTGCGAGGGATGCGAGGGCTGCGGGCTGGAGCGCGGCGACGATCCGAGGCCCACGATCGCGGTGCTGTACTACCGCGCCCAGCAGCTGGCGGGCAACGTCGCCTACATCCGCGGGATGTGTACGGCGATCAGGCAGGCCGGCGGGCGCCCGCTGCCGGTGTACTGCACCTCGCTGCGGACTCCTGAGCCGGAACTGCTCGAGCTGCTGTCCACCGCCGATGCGATGGTCGTCACGGTGCTGGCCGCCGGGGGAGCGCGGCCCGCGACGGCGGGCGCGGGTGAAGACGACGGCAGCTGGGACGTCAAACACCTTGCCGCCCTGGATGTCCCGATCCTGCAAGGGCTGTGCCTGACGAGCTCGCGCAGCAGCTGGGCCGCCAATGACGACGGCCTGTCCCCACTGGACGTCGCCACCCAGGTGGCGGTGCCCGAATTCGACGGCCGCATCATTACGGTGCCTTTCTCGTTCAAGGAGATCGACACCGACGGGCTGATCTCTTATGTGCCCGACCCGGAGCGGTGCGCGCGGGTGGCCGGGCTGGCCGTCAAGTACGCCATGCTGCGCCGGGTCGACGCGCAGGACAAGCGGCTGGCGCTGGTGTTCTCGGCCTACCCGACCAAACACTCCCGCATCGGCAACGCCGTCGGTCTGGACACCCCGGCCAGTGCGGTCGCACTGCTGAAGGCGCTGCGCGACAACGGCTATCGCATCGGCGACATCCCCGGCGTGGAAGCAAGCGACGGCGACGCGCTGATGCACGCGCTGATCGAACGCGGCGGGCAGGACCCCGACTGGCTCACCGACGCCAAACTCGCCGACAACCCGATCCGGGTTCCCGCTGCCCGCTACCGCGAGTGGTTCGCGGCGCTGCCGGCTGAGCTGACCGAGGCGATGGTGCAACACTGGGGGCCGCCGCCGGGTGAGCTGTTCGTCGACCGCAGCCGCGACCCCGACGGCGAAATCGTCGTCGCCGCAATCCAATCCGAGAACGTCGTGATCCTGGTTCAGCCGCCGCGCGGATTCGGGGAGAACCCGGTCGCCATCTACCACGATCCGGACCTGCCGCCCAGCCACCACTACCTGGCCGCCTACTTCTGGCTCCGCCACGAGTTCGGCGCGCACGCCATGGTCCACCTCGGCAAGCACGGAAACCTGGAATGGCTGCCCGGTAAGACCGTCGGCATGTCCGCGGCGTGCGGCACCGACGCCGCGCTCGGCGACCTGCCGCTGATCTACCCGTTCCTGGTCAACGATCCCGGGGAGGGCACCCAGGCCAAGCGGCGAGCGCACGCCACACTCGTCGACCACCTGATCCCGCCGATGGCCCGTGCCGAAACCTACGGCGACATCGCCCGCCTGGAACAGCTCCTCGACGAGCACGCCAACATCGCCGCGCTGGACCCGGCCAAGCTGCCCGCGATCCGCCAGCAGATCTGGACGCTGATGCGGGCGGCCAAGATGGACCACGATCTGGGACTCGACGACCGGCCCGGCGACGACACCTTCGACGACATGCTGCTGCACGTCGACGGCTGGCTCTGCGAGATCAAGGACGTCCAGATCCGCGACGGCCTGCACATCCTGGGTGTCGCGCCGCACGACGAGGGTGAACTCGACCTGGTGCTGGCGATCCTGCGGGCCCGCCAGCTGTTCGCCGGCGAGCAGCACCTGCCCGGGCTGCGTCAGGCCCTTGGCCTGGCCGAGGACGGCAGCGACGACCGGGTCACCGTCGACGAGGCCGAACACCAGGCCCGCGACCTGCTGTCCCGGCTGCAGGCCAGCGGCTGGGACGCGGGCATCGCCGACACGCTGACCGACAGCGCCGACGTGGCCCGGATCCTGCGGTTCGCGGCCACCGAGGTGGTGCCGCGGCTGGCGGGAACGGCCGCCGAGATCGACCAGGTGCTTCGCGCACTGGACGGCCGGTTCATCCCGGCCGGCCCCTCCGGCTCACCGCTGCGCGGCCTGATCAACGTGCTGCCGACCGGACGCAACTTCTACTCGGTGGACCCCAAGGCGGTGCCGTCGCGGCTGGCCTATGAAACCGGTGTGGCGATGGCCGATTCGCTTCTCGAGCGCTACCGGTCCGACTACGGGGACTGGCCGCGGTCGGTCGGGTTGTCGGTGTGGGGTACCTCGGCGATGCGGACCTCCGGTGACGATATCGCCGAAGTCCTTGCGCTGCTGGGTGTTCGGCCGGTGTGGGACGACGCATCCCGGCGTGTGGTGAACCTGGAGGCCATCGGGCTGGCCGAGCTGGGCAGGCCCCGCATCGACGTGACGGTGCGCATCTCCGGGTTCTTCCGCGATGCGTTCCCGCACGTCGTGACGATGCTCGACGATGCGGTGCGGTTGGTGGCCGCGCTCGACGAGCCGGTGGAGCAGAACTTCGTCCGCGCGCACGCGCAGGTAGACCTCGCCGAGCATGGCGATGAAAGGCGCGCCACCACAAGGATTTTCGGCTCCAAGCCGGGCACTTACGGGGCGGGGTTGTTGCAGCTGATCGATAGTCGCAACTGGCGCGACGATGCCGACCTGGCCGAGGTGTACACCGCGTGGGGCGGTTTCGCCTATGGCCGCGAACTCGACGGCCGACCGGCCGCCGAGGACATGTCGACCCAGTACCGCCGGATCGTGGTGGCGGCCAAGAACACCGACACCCGCGAACACGACATCGCCGATTCCGATGACTACTTCCAGTACCACGGTGGCATGGTCGCCACCGTGCGGGCGCTGACCGGCACGGCACCGGCGGCCTACATCGGCGACAACACCCGCCCCGATGCGGTACGGACCCGCACCCTGTCGGAGGAGACCACCCGGGTGTTCCGTGCCCGCGTGGTCAATCCGCGCTGGATGTCGGCGATGCGTAAGCACGGCTACAAGGGCGCGTTCGAGATGGCTGCGACGGTGGACTACCTGTTCGGGTACGACGCCACCGCGGGGGTGATGGCCGACTGGATGTACGAGCAGCTCACCGAGTCCTACGTACTGGACCCGGAGAACCGCAAGTTCATGAACGAGTCCAACCCGTGGGCGCTGCACAGCATGTCGGAGCGGCTGCTGGAGGCGGTCGGCCGCGGCATGTGGGCCGAGCCCGATCCGCAGATTCTGCAGGGTTTGCGCCAGGTGCTGCTGGAAACCGAAGGCGACCTCGAAGCGCGCTAG
- a CDS encoding TauD/TfdA family dioxygenase, which produces MPTSIDVSKLGANIGAVISGVRLGGQLDPATVEGIRAALLEHKVIFFRDQQHLDDDGQVAFARLLGVPTIAHPTVTSRGDTVLPIDSRFGTANSWHSDVTFVDRLPKASLLRAVTLPTYGGSTVWASTEAAYDQLPTPLRALVENLWATHSNVYDYAADRPELDVELTDDVKQYRDEFVSDYYETNHPVVRVHPETGKRVLLLGNFVRGFVGLGSAESATLFALLQNRITRLENTVRWTWADGDLAVWDNRATQHYGVADYDGQPRYLRRVTLAGDIPVDIHGQYSQSIAGDASHYSDVVAADVAAAQPVPAG; this is translated from the coding sequence ATGCCCACATCGATCGACGTTTCCAAGCTCGGCGCCAATATCGGCGCGGTGATCTCCGGTGTCCGTCTCGGCGGCCAGCTCGACCCTGCGACCGTCGAAGGGATTCGCGCCGCGCTGCTGGAGCACAAGGTGATCTTCTTCCGCGACCAGCAGCACCTCGACGACGACGGGCAGGTCGCATTCGCCCGGCTGCTCGGGGTCCCCACGATCGCCCATCCCACGGTGACCTCCAGGGGTGACACCGTGCTGCCGATCGACTCCCGCTTCGGCACCGCCAACTCGTGGCATTCCGACGTGACCTTCGTCGACCGGTTGCCCAAGGCGTCGCTGCTGCGCGCGGTGACCCTGCCCACCTATGGCGGCAGCACGGTGTGGGCCTCCACCGAGGCCGCCTACGACCAGCTGCCCACGCCGCTGCGCGCGCTCGTCGAGAACCTGTGGGCCACCCACAGCAATGTCTACGACTACGCCGCCGACCGTCCCGAACTCGACGTCGAGCTCACCGACGACGTCAAGCAGTACCGCGACGAATTCGTCTCCGACTACTACGAGACCAATCACCCGGTGGTTCGGGTGCACCCCGAGACCGGGAAACGGGTGCTGCTCCTGGGTAACTTCGTGCGCGGATTCGTCGGACTGGGCAGTGCCGAGTCGGCCACCTTGTTCGCGCTGCTGCAGAACCGCATCACCCGGCTGGAGAACACCGTGCGGTGGACGTGGGCGGACGGCGATCTGGCGGTGTGGGACAACCGCGCCACTCAGCATTACGGCGTCGCCGATTACGACGGTCAGCCGCGTTATCTGCGCCGGGTGACCCTCGCCGGTGACATCCCGGTCGACATCCACGGCCAGTACAGCCAGTCGATCGCCGGGGACGCCTCGCACTACTCCGACGTGGTGGCCGCTGATGTGGCTGCCGCCCAGCCGGTTCCGGCCGGGTGA